The sequence ACGCCGCTGAGAATACTCTCTCCGCTTACAAATCTGCTCAGGTTTTCTCTCATCTAATCTGCTTCGTGGATTAGATTCGATTGTTTTAGGAATTTGCATCTTCTAGAATGATTGAGTTGGCTATGAACAAGATTAGCGCGGatttgaaccgaaccaaaccaagccaaaccaatttttttggttttttggttTAGAGTTCCGGTTAAGTTcggcaaattttttttatcggTTAGTTCAGTTATTGAAAAGTTAATCTAAACCAAATTATAtcgattttaattaaattttgaaaaaaaataattaaaatttgatccaaactaattaaaatttctACTAAAACTAACTGAAATAACCAAAATTATTGGAGCTTTTAGTCAAATTTAAACCAAATATCTAATTGAATTAACTGAAAATCGAATCGCTTGAACCGAACCAAGGCCAAAACAAGATCTCTGAGCTTGCCTTTGTTTATATGTGACTCTCTCTCTCGTGACAGGATATTGCGAATGCAGAGCTCGCTCCAACTCACCCAATCCGTCTAGGTCTGGCATTGAACTTCTCTGTGTTCTACTACGAGATCTTAAACTCTCCTGATCGTGCCTGCAGCCTCGCTAAACAGGTACTTGCCTTCGCTCAATATCATAGCAACTCATCATCATAAACACTTTGCTAAAGACATAATCTTCGTTGTGGTTGTTGAATTGCTATCATCAAGGCCTTTGATGACGCGATTGCGGAGTTGGACACTCTAGGTGAAGAGTCGTACAAAGACAGCACCTTGATCATGCAGCTTCTCCGTGACAACCTCACTCTCTGGACATCCGACATGCAGGTAAGAATCCTTTGAAAGTTTTCTTCTATTATTGCAATTTCTTGTGCTAAAGTCTTATGTTTTGGTGGATTGTATTTATCAGGATGATGCTGCGGATGAGGAGATCAAGGAAGAGTCGGCTCCAAAGCCAGCTGAGGAACAGCAGTAATCAAATCTTTTTGACTGAACTGCTGTTTTCTAGGGGTTTGGAACTTTTATTCATTCATCGTAATCCCTAGCAAGTTGGACCATCAGTCATCATCTTTTATCTCTTTGCCTGATTTTCtccttttttatttgttgttgttctatctttttttttttgtcttctggGATATGTCTATTTCAATGTCTGCAATCGAACCTTGCTTTGTGTGTTTCTATTCAATTTGAAAGGCTCTGTCCTTATCTTGttctcaaatttaaaaaatgggacTTGTTTATTTGACGGTGTCAAGCGAATTACTTTACCAATTAAAGGGGTCTGAAATCAATTATCCATTTTGATTAAATGAAAAGAATTTTAGAATAAGTATAGAAACACTCGTTATTGGTTTTAcatgaaagaaaaaataaagcgAAACGCTCACGATTTCGTCAGGGTTGAAGTTTCAACGGAAAATGAAAGCACCAGTGCAGAAAAAATCAACCAAAGGAACAGCGAAGTGATTGGTATAGCTAGATATCCAATCAATACATTTACTTTACTAAGAAGGAATCAATCAAAGCATTAGTCTGTCTTTGTTCCCTATGCAATTTGATCtagtaaagaagaagaagagatgatcAAGAAAAGTGTAatcctttcttttccttctgTTTTTCTAACATGAACATAACAAAGTAATTTGtgaggtttaaaaaaaaaacaaatcatcatCCACCCCTAATGATGTACAAAAAGAACAAAGGGAATTTCATCCTGACGATCAAAACGACGACGTATTAAAAATTCGGACCGACAAGGAGTTTGCATCTCTGATCAGATCAGTGACCTTTAAATTTAGGGCTAGGAAGCGGCACCGTCGTCGGAGATCCAGGAAACCTTAACTGACTTGACGATGGCGATAACAGTAAGCTCGGCGAGAGTAATCCGTAAGGTGATTTCGGCGAGCTTAAACATCCAAACGACTGCTGCGCCGGAGCCGACTGAGGATGGGGAGGGCGGCTGTTGATTTCCGGCGGCGGAGCGTTTTCCTGTTGCTGTTGTTGATACCATCGAGGCGAGACCAAAGGAGCTAACGGCGATGGTCCAGACAACATCGAGTTCTGAAGGTACCGCATGTAGGAGGAGACCGGAGATTCCGCCGCCGCGTGAACCGGAGGAAGCGGAGGGAGAGGAGAAAGCGGCGCTGTCGGTCTCGGGACAAACCCCCCGCTCCAGTTACGATGAGCGTCGTTTAGCAAGCCAGGAGGGCGGTTGATAACGTGAGCTAAAGGAGGAGGACGGATCCTGTGTAGACGCGAACTCTGCTGAGGCCTAGGGTGGTGAATCGGCGGAGGAGCAGAGATCCGTTCGTGCGCAGGCGAGCCGGTGAGTTTCTGAACAACGTCTCTGAAATCGCTCTTGCTGATGTTGTAAACAGGAGGCTGGTGCTGGTGGAGGTTCCCGTGGTTAATTGGCGGTTGctgcggaggaggaggaagcgGTTGGTGACTAGTTTCTTGATTCACGGCGGCGGAGACggacgaggaggaggaggctacTGTTGGTTTTGATATCTTATGAGAAAGCTTATTGAGTTGTCTCAGGTAATGATGATCTCTGTTCCCTCCTGTATTGTTGTTACCAGTACTACTCGTTGCGGTGGCTGATACGGCGGAAGAGTCGCGGGAGGAGTTGCAGCTCTTATCCATCTTATAACAAAATCGAGTTCGTCTCTCTATTATAAGCttcggttttgttttttttctcttccaGATTTGGTAGAGAGATATAATGGAGAAGACAAAGGaaatgaaattgttttttttttctgattgaaAGATATTTAtaacaagaagaaaacaaaatggttttaaattgtaataattaGGCTTTAATTGGATTTTTCTAGAATAAGatgaaaatgaaattatttgtCTTTTGTATATGGATTTTCTCAAttgaagttttaaaatttatatattctacTCTGGATCAATTGTAATTGTATTTAGTTTTGTCTGCATTTAAGTTAGTTGTAACTGTTTATggaaaagcaaaaacaaatgttgtgattatgatattCTTGATTATTTGGCAAATgtcattcatattttttttttctaatagaaCGGTGTAACTCAAGCATCTAGCTACCTAGTGTGAATTCAAACAAAAGTCACTAAACATTTTGACTCgtgatattaaataaaatatggaatatatcaaatgttatttatttttttgtatagttaacaaataataaattatatgtaGAATTAACAAATAATCTTATCCGATACAAAATAAATAGTGTCGAATACTCATTGAGAAATATTGATTTCAAATGTGATACAGCATAATTGTTACTAgattttagttagttaatttcaCCTAAATAAATCCAGTTATACGTCAGAGGAATCTGTAACTTCTGGAGTCATTTTACCCCAAATAAATTCGTATTTTCAAAAGAATATCAGTCTATTCAAATAAGTGAAATAAAAGAATAATACAAATGTCTTGGGTTAACGGTTCGGGTTATTCAACGGCCCATTTTGGTCAAAAGCCTCTAAAGTATTACCGAAAACGACAATCATACGGCCTTTAATCATGAGCTGTTTATTATCTACTTCTCACTCCACAGCAATCCCCCCATCCAAGTCGGCAATACGACTTATCCAACGGCTGTAAGCACGAAACAGACAGCTATCACGTGACTTTTAgccattttttgttttttttcagtcTGCCTATAAATTAGTTACACTGTTAATATCTTATTAAGGCATAATTATTAAGATTTCTCAGTTGAGTCTTTAAAAGTGTgaatacacatttttttttatacttaaaTTTATGAATCTCTTGCAAGCTTGA comes from Brassica rapa cultivar Chiifu-401-42 chromosome A02, CAAS_Brap_v3.01, whole genome shotgun sequence and encodes:
- the LOC103853123 gene encoding VQ motif-containing protein 9-like, giving the protein MDKSCNSSRDSSAVSATATSSTGNNNTGGNRDHHYLRQLNKLSHKISKPTVASSSSSVSAAVNQETSHQPLPPPPQQPPINHGNLHQHQPPVYNISKSDFRDVVQKLTGSPAHERISAPPPIHHPRPQQSSRLHRIRPPPLAHVINRPPGLLNDAHRNWSGGFVPRPTAPLSPLPPLPPVHAAAESPVSSYMRYLQNSMLSGPSPLAPLVSPRWYQQQQQENAPPPEINSRPPHPQSAPAQQSFGCLSSPKSPYGLLSPSLLLSPSSSQLRFPGSPTTVPLPSPKFKGH